The proteins below are encoded in one region of Streptomyces sp. NBC_00490:
- the soxR gene encoding redox-sensitive transcriptional activator SoxR, translated as MPQIPEKIHELTVGQLAARSGAAVSALHFYESKGLITSRRTTGNQRRYHRDALRRVAFVRAAQRVGIPLATIREALAELPEERTPTREDWARLSEAWRSELDERIKQLNRLRDHLTDCIGCGCLSLDTCVLSNPDDAFGQRQAGSRLMVERKPDHQENATRCG; from the coding sequence GTGCCCCAGATTCCCGAGAAGATCCACGAACTCACGGTCGGCCAGCTCGCCGCCCGCAGCGGCGCCGCCGTCTCCGCCCTGCACTTCTACGAGTCCAAGGGCTTGATCACCAGCCGCCGCACCACCGGAAACCAACGCCGCTACCACCGCGACGCCCTCCGCCGGGTCGCCTTCGTCCGAGCCGCCCAACGCGTGGGCATCCCCCTCGCCACGATCCGCGAGGCCCTGGCCGAACTCCCCGAGGAACGCACGCCCACCCGAGAGGACTGGGCCCGCCTCTCCGAGGCCTGGCGCTCCGAGCTGGACGAACGCATCAAGCAGCTCAACCGCCTCCGGGACCACCTCACCGACTGCATCGGCTGCGGTTGCCTCTCCCTGGACACCTGCGTCCTGTCCAACCCGGACGACGCGTTCGGCCAACGCCAGGCAGGCTCCCGCCTGATGGTGGAACGCAAGCCGGACCACCAGGAGAACGCGACCCGCTGCGGCTGA
- a CDS encoding Zn-dependent alcohol dehydrogenase, producing MVRAAVLPAVGAPLEVTDIELPDPGPGQVRVRLAAAGVCHSDLSLSNGTMRVPVPAVLGHEGAGTVVSVGEGVTGVAPGADVILNWAPSCGSCHACSLGEVWLCANALNGAADVYARTADGTDLHPGLNVAAFAEETVVPASCVLPLPAGIPLTDAALLGCAVLTGYGAVHHSARVREGETVAVYGVGGVGLAALQAARIAGAAKIVAVDVSPAKEELAREAGATDYVVASENTAREIRGLTGKQGVDVAVECVGRATTIRTAWDSTRRGGRTTVVGIGGKDQQVTFNALEIFHWGRTLSGCVYGNSNPAEDLPVLAEHVRAGRLDLGSLVTERIALDGIPAAFENMLAGKGGRALVVF from the coding sequence GTGGTTCGCGCAGCAGTCCTTCCCGCCGTGGGCGCTCCCCTGGAGGTCACCGACATCGAGCTCCCGGACCCCGGCCCCGGCCAGGTCCGCGTCCGCCTCGCCGCCGCCGGCGTCTGCCACTCCGACCTGTCCCTGTCCAACGGCACGATGCGGGTACCGGTCCCGGCCGTGCTCGGGCACGAGGGCGCGGGCACGGTGGTCTCCGTCGGCGAGGGCGTCACGGGCGTCGCTCCCGGCGCCGACGTCATCCTCAACTGGGCCCCTTCCTGCGGCAGTTGCCATGCCTGCTCGCTCGGCGAGGTCTGGCTGTGCGCCAACGCCCTCAACGGCGCGGCGGACGTCTACGCCCGCACCGCCGACGGCACCGACCTCCACCCCGGCCTGAACGTCGCCGCGTTCGCCGAGGAGACGGTCGTCCCGGCCTCCTGCGTCCTGCCGCTCCCCGCGGGCATCCCCCTCACCGACGCCGCCCTCCTGGGCTGCGCGGTCCTCACCGGCTACGGCGCCGTCCACCACTCGGCACGGGTCCGCGAGGGCGAGACGGTCGCGGTGTACGGCGTCGGGGGAGTGGGCCTCGCCGCTCTCCAGGCGGCCCGGATCGCGGGCGCCGCGAAGATCGTCGCGGTCGACGTCTCCCCGGCGAAGGAGGAACTGGCCCGCGAGGCCGGCGCCACCGACTACGTCGTCGCCTCCGAGAACACTGCCCGCGAGATCCGCGGCCTGACCGGCAAGCAGGGCGTCGACGTCGCCGTCGAGTGCGTCGGCCGCGCGACGACGATCCGCACCGCCTGGGACTCCACCCGCCGAGGCGGCCGTACGACGGTCGTCGGCATCGGCGGCAAGGACCAGCAGGTCACCTTCAACGCCCTGGAGATCTTCCACTGGGGCCGCACCCTCTCCGGCTGCGTCTACGGCAACTCGAACCCGGCGGAGGACCTCCCGGTGCTCGCCGAGCACGTCCGCGCGGGCCGTCTGGACCTGGGCTCGCTGGTGACGGAGCGGATCGCCCTGGACGGCATCCCGGCGGCCTTCGAGAACATGCTCGCGGGCAAGGGCGGCAGGGCGCTGGTCGTCTTCTAG
- a CDS encoding acyl-CoA dehydrogenase family protein, whose amino-acid sequence MYLGLSEEQEAVRQLARDFVDREIAPHVIAWDRAEEVDRSIVKKLGEVGFLGLTIDEEYGGSGGDHLAYCLVTEELGRGDSSVRGIVSVSLGLVAKTIAAWGSEDQKRQWLPGLTSGAYVGCFGLTEPGTGSDAGNLATRAVRDGDDYVINGTKMFITNGTWADVVLLFARSTDAPGHKGVSAFLVPTDTPGLTRRTIHGKLGLRGQATAELVLEDVRVPATAMLAPEGKGFSVAMSALAKGRMSVAAGCVGLAQAALDAAVKYAGEREQFGKTIAHHQLVQELISDIAVDVDAARLLTWRVADLIDRGEPFTTESSKAKLFASEAAVRAANNALQVFGGYGYIDEYPAGKLLRDARVMTLYEGTSQIQKLVIGRALTGVSAF is encoded by the coding sequence GTGTACCTGGGGCTCAGCGAGGAGCAGGAGGCCGTACGGCAGCTCGCCCGGGACTTCGTGGACCGTGAGATCGCCCCGCACGTCATCGCCTGGGACCGTGCCGAGGAGGTGGACCGGTCGATCGTGAAGAAGCTGGGCGAGGTCGGTTTCCTGGGTCTGACGATCGACGAGGAGTACGGCGGCTCGGGCGGCGACCACCTCGCGTACTGCCTGGTCACGGAGGAGCTGGGGCGCGGCGACTCGTCGGTCCGCGGCATCGTGTCGGTCTCCCTCGGTCTGGTCGCCAAGACGATCGCCGCCTGGGGGAGCGAGGACCAGAAGCGCCAGTGGCTCCCCGGCCTCACCTCCGGGGCGTACGTCGGCTGCTTCGGTCTCACCGAACCGGGCACGGGCTCGGACGCGGGCAACCTCGCCACCCGCGCCGTGCGCGACGGCGACGACTACGTCATCAACGGCACGAAGATGTTCATCACCAACGGCACCTGGGCGGACGTCGTCCTCCTCTTCGCCCGCTCCACGGACGCCCCCGGCCACAAGGGCGTCTCCGCCTTCCTGGTCCCCACCGACACCCCCGGACTGACCCGGCGCACCATCCACGGCAAGCTCGGGCTGCGCGGCCAGGCGACGGCCGAACTGGTCCTGGAGGACGTACGGGTCCCCGCGACCGCGATGCTCGCCCCTGAGGGCAAGGGGTTCTCGGTCGCCATGTCGGCGCTCGCCAAGGGCCGGATGTCGGTCGCCGCGGGCTGCGTGGGCCTGGCGCAGGCGGCCCTGGACGCGGCGGTGAAGTACGCCGGCGAACGCGAACAGTTCGGCAAGACGATCGCCCACCACCAGCTGGTCCAGGAACTGATCAGCGACATCGCCGTGGACGTCGACGCGGCCCGCCTGCTGACCTGGCGGGTCGCCGACCTGATCGACCGGGGCGAGCCCTTCACCACCGAGTCCTCCAAGGCCAAACTGTTCGCCTCGGAAGCCGCGGTCCGGGCCGCCAACAACGCCCTCCAGGTCTTCGGCGGCTACGGCTACATCGACGAGTACCCGGCGGGCAAACTGCTCCGCGACGCCCGCGTGATGACCCTCTACGAGGGCACCAGCCAGATCCAGAAACTGGTCATCGGCCGCGCGCTGACCGGAGTCTCGGCCTTCTGA
- a CDS encoding DMT family transporter → MNPRRPDLLAAGAATVTVVLWASAFVSIRSAGAEYSPGALALGRLLAGVVTLGAICLVRREGPPPRAAWPGILVSGILWFGFYMVALNWGEQQVDAGTAALVVNIGPILIALLGARILGDALPPRLLAGMAVSFAGAVAVGLSMSGEGKSSVLGVALCLLAAVTYAGGVVAQNSALGAASALQVTTYGCLVGAVVCLPFAGQLVHEAADAPVSATLNMVYLGVFPTALAFTTWAYALARTTAGRMGATTYAVPALVVLMSWLALGEVPGLLTLAGGVLCLAGVAVSRSRSRAAAAGPRPAKATGSA, encoded by the coding sequence ATGAACCCCCGCCGTCCCGACCTCCTCGCAGCCGGCGCAGCGACCGTCACCGTCGTCCTGTGGGCCTCCGCCTTCGTCTCCATCCGGAGCGCCGGAGCCGAGTACTCGCCGGGCGCGCTGGCGCTGGGACGGCTCCTCGCGGGAGTCGTGACGCTGGGCGCCATCTGTCTCGTACGACGAGAAGGGCCGCCCCCGCGGGCCGCGTGGCCCGGCATCCTGGTCTCCGGCATCCTCTGGTTCGGCTTCTACATGGTCGCCCTGAACTGGGGCGAGCAGCAGGTGGACGCCGGGACCGCCGCTCTCGTCGTGAACATCGGCCCCATCCTCATCGCGCTGCTCGGCGCACGGATACTCGGCGACGCGCTGCCGCCGAGGCTGCTCGCGGGGATGGCCGTGTCGTTCGCGGGAGCGGTCGCGGTGGGGCTGTCCATGTCGGGTGAGGGAAAGTCGTCGGTGCTCGGCGTCGCACTGTGTCTACTCGCCGCGGTCACGTATGCCGGCGGGGTCGTGGCGCAGAATTCCGCTCTCGGTGCGGCGAGCGCGCTCCAGGTGACCACGTACGGCTGTCTCGTCGGGGCCGTGGTCTGTCTGCCGTTCGCGGGGCAGCTGGTCCACGAGGCGGCTGACGCGCCCGTGTCGGCGACCCTCAACATGGTCTATCTGGGCGTCTTCCCGACCGCCCTCGCGTTTACGACCTGGGCCTACGCGCTGGCCCGCACCACGGCCGGGCGTATGGGGGCCACCACCTACGCCGTGCCGGCGCTCGTCGTGCTGATGTCCTGGCTGGCGCTCGGCGAGGTGCCGGGGCTGCTCACCCTGGCGGGCGGGGTGCTGTGTCTCGCGGGTGTCGCGGTCTCCCGTTCGCGTTCGCGGGCCGCGGCCGCCGGGCCACGGCCCGCGAAGGCCACCGGATCAGCGTGA
- a CDS encoding MaoC family dehydratase — MAEPRVFAGADELKAAVGEQLGYTDWLDVDQKRIDLFAEATGDHQWIHVDPEKAAAGPFGTTIAHGYLTLSLLPLFGPQLIRVENVKMGVNYGTNKVRFPAPVPVGSRLRATAVITGVDDVAGGVQVTVAFSVEREGGDKPVCVAESVSRYYL; from the coding sequence ATGGCAGAGCCGAGGGTGTTCGCAGGGGCCGACGAGCTGAAGGCCGCGGTGGGTGAGCAGCTGGGGTACACCGACTGGCTGGACGTCGACCAGAAGCGGATCGACCTGTTCGCCGAGGCCACCGGCGATCACCAGTGGATCCATGTCGACCCCGAGAAGGCGGCCGCCGGACCGTTCGGGACCACCATCGCGCACGGGTATCTGACCCTGTCGCTGCTGCCGTTGTTCGGGCCGCAGCTGATCAGGGTCGAGAACGTGAAGATGGGCGTCAACTACGGCACCAACAAGGTGCGTTTCCCCGCGCCCGTGCCGGTCGGCTCGCGACTGCGGGCCACCGCGGTGATCACCGGGGTGGACGACGTGGCCGGCGGCGTCCAGGTCACCGTCGCCTTCAGCGTCGAGCGCGAGGGCGGCGACAAGCCGGTCTGTGTCGCCGAGTCGGTGTCGCGCTACTACCTCTGA
- a CDS encoding TetR/AcrR family transcriptional regulator → MARPRKPLLSTDRIVETARALVDAEGLAAVSTRRLAAELGVSGPSLYNHFRTKDEILEAVADSVSSQVDLSMFEDGREWRTALHDWAVSYRAALRDHPNIVPVLAQGPGRRPAGLRLADAVYGAMVDAGWPPAQATSIGALMRYFIMGSALGSFAGGFVDDQSAYDPADYPHLGQAHLLAEQQEKIDERAFETGLTALLDGLVQQYEQVRRAG, encoded by the coding sequence ATGGCCCGACCGCGCAAGCCCCTCCTCAGCACCGACCGGATCGTCGAGACGGCACGCGCGCTCGTGGACGCGGAGGGCCTCGCGGCCGTCTCCACACGCCGGCTCGCCGCGGAGCTGGGAGTCAGCGGGCCCTCGCTCTACAACCACTTCCGCACCAAGGACGAGATCCTCGAAGCGGTCGCCGACTCGGTCAGCTCACAGGTCGACCTGTCGATGTTCGAGGACGGACGGGAGTGGCGGACCGCCCTGCACGACTGGGCCGTGTCCTACCGAGCCGCCCTGCGGGACCACCCGAACATCGTCCCGGTACTGGCCCAGGGACCCGGGCGCCGGCCCGCCGGCCTGCGGCTCGCGGACGCGGTGTACGGCGCGATGGTCGACGCCGGATGGCCGCCCGCACAGGCCACGTCCATCGGCGCGCTGATGCGGTACTTCATCATGGGCTCCGCGCTGGGTTCGTTCGCCGGCGGTTTCGTCGACGACCAGAGCGCCTACGACCCCGCCGACTACCCGCATCTCGGGCAGGCCCATCTGCTGGCCGAGCAGCAGGAGAAGATCGACGAGCGGGCCTTCGAGACCGGGCTCACGGCACTGCTCGACGGGCTGGTCCAGCAGTACGAGCAGGTCAGGCGGGCCGGGTAA
- a CDS encoding YiaA/YiaB family inner membrane protein, with amino-acid sequence MSDTSGKPQNTAAFYGQAVASFAVAMAATAMGIFKLNADAWVRAFLAIAVLYLVTSAFTLAKVIRDRQDAQSRVYSPFEKL; translated from the coding sequence ATGAGTGACACATCGGGCAAGCCCCAGAACACCGCCGCCTTCTACGGCCAGGCCGTCGCGTCCTTCGCCGTCGCCATGGCCGCCACGGCGATGGGCATCTTCAAGCTGAACGCCGACGCCTGGGTGCGGGCCTTCCTCGCGATCGCCGTCCTGTACCTGGTCACCTCCGCCTTCACCCTGGCCAAGGTCATCCGGGACCGGCAGGACGCCCAGAGCCGCGTATACAGCCCGTTCGAAAAGCTCTGA
- a CDS encoding DUF3574 domain-containing protein, producing the protein MNAHFTRPRAVLTAVGLLLAVGAPTAYATLDDGTPRRGEPYIETSLLFGTERPEGGPAVTDKQFMGFVDKEVTPDFPDGLTVQTGRGQWRDAGGTIERERSYELTLLYPVARAGASDRKIEEIRRAYEKAFGQESVGRVDDRARVDF; encoded by the coding sequence ATGAACGCGCACTTCACCCGGCCCCGGGCCGTCCTCACCGCCGTCGGTCTGCTGCTCGCCGTCGGCGCTCCCACCGCGTACGCCACCCTCGACGACGGGACACCGCGGCGCGGGGAGCCGTACATCGAGACCTCGCTCCTCTTCGGCACCGAGCGGCCCGAGGGCGGCCCGGCGGTCACCGACAAGCAGTTCATGGGCTTCGTCGACAAGGAGGTCACGCCCGACTTCCCGGACGGCCTCACGGTGCAGACCGGCCGCGGGCAGTGGCGGGACGCCGGCGGGACGATCGAGAGGGAGCGGTCGTACGAGCTGACCTTGCTCTACCCGGTCGCTCGGGCGGGGGCCAGCGACCGGAAGATCGAGGAGATCCGGCGGGCGTACGAGAAGGCTTTCGGCCAGGAGTCCGTGGGGAGGGTGGACGACAGGGCCCGGGTCGACTTCTGA
- a CDS encoding 3-keto-5-aminohexanoate cleavage protein encodes MVQVCLNGSRGAADGAVVPLSPQALADSAAAAVAAGATDIHVHPKSPCGDDTLSPRVLAATLDAIRARVSVPVGVTTGAWTEPDPARRLERVRDWTVLPDHASVNWHEPGAEELAAALIERGVGVEAGIWSGTDAASRFAVSPLGPRVLRVLAEVTDGSPQTAEDTARALLAEVGAAHGRPVLLHGEDGGAWPVLRLAGRLRLATRIGLEDTLVLPDGEPASSNAQLVAAGLVQYGWAQRSS; translated from the coding sequence ATGGTCCAGGTGTGTCTCAACGGGTCCCGAGGGGCCGCCGACGGAGCGGTCGTGCCGCTGTCACCGCAGGCTCTGGCCGATTCGGCGGCCGCGGCCGTCGCGGCCGGGGCCACGGACATCCATGTCCATCCCAAGTCCCCGTGCGGTGACGACACCTTGTCGCCGCGGGTGCTCGCGGCGACCCTCGACGCCATTCGGGCGCGGGTGTCGGTGCCGGTCGGGGTGACCACGGGCGCTTGGACGGAACCCGATCCCGCGCGGCGGTTGGAGCGGGTGCGGGACTGGACCGTGCTTCCCGATCACGCCTCCGTCAACTGGCACGAGCCGGGGGCGGAGGAGCTGGCGGCCGCGCTCATCGAGCGGGGTGTGGGTGTGGAGGCCGGTATCTGGTCCGGGACGGACGCGGCCTCCCGGTTCGCCGTGTCGCCGCTCGGGCCCCGGGTGCTGCGGGTGCTGGCCGAGGTGACCGACGGGTCGCCGCAGACCGCCGAGGACACGGCGCGTGCGCTGTTGGCCGAGGTGGGGGCCGCGCACGGCCGCCCGGTGCTGCTGCACGGTGAGGACGGCGGTGCGTGGCCGGTGCTGCGGCTGGCCGGGCGCCTGCGGCTCGCGACCCGGATCGGACTGGAGGACACGCTGGTCCTGCCGGACGGTGAACCCGCCTCCTCCAACGCTCAGTTGGTGGCTGCCGGGCTGGTCCAGTACGGGTGGGCCCAGCGGTCGTCGTAG
- a CDS encoding TetR/AcrR family transcriptional regulator codes for MGTAEDTAGGETQAWGEVTPDAARRLLVAAVEAFAERGYHATTTRDIAGRAGMSPAALYIHYKTKEELLHRISRIGHAKALEILRTAARREGTATERLADAVGSFVRWHAGGRTTARVVQYELDSLGPDARAEILALRRQCDAEVRGIIEDGVTSGEFDVLDVKGTTLAVLSLCIDVARWFTVDGPMTPDEVGALYADLVLRMVGVTK; via the coding sequence ATGGGTACGGCGGAGGACACGGCCGGCGGCGAGACGCAGGCGTGGGGCGAGGTCACGCCCGACGCGGCACGGAGGCTGCTGGTCGCCGCGGTGGAGGCCTTCGCCGAGCGCGGGTACCACGCCACGACGACCCGGGACATCGCGGGCCGCGCGGGCATGAGCCCGGCAGCCCTCTACATCCACTACAAGACCAAGGAGGAGCTGCTCCACCGCATCAGCAGGATCGGCCACGCGAAGGCCCTGGAGATCCTGCGGACCGCGGCCCGCCGCGAGGGCACCGCGACCGAACGTCTCGCGGACGCGGTCGGCTCCTTCGTCCGCTGGCACGCGGGCGGCCGCACCACGGCCCGGGTCGTCCAGTACGAACTGGACTCCCTCGGCCCGGACGCCCGCGCCGAGATCCTCGCCCTGCGCCGTCAGTGCGACGCCGAGGTGCGCGGCATCATCGAGGACGGCGTGACCTCCGGCGAGTTCGACGTCCTGGACGTCAAGGGCACCACCCTCGCCGTCCTGTCCCTCTGCATCGACGTGGCCCGCTGGTTCACCGTCGACGGTCCCATGACGCCCGACGAGGTCGGCGCGCTCTACGCCGACCTCGTGCTGCGGATGGTGGGAGTGACCAAGTAG
- a CDS encoding aldehyde dehydrogenase family protein, producing MKAHDGMYIDGEWRPAAGRDAIEVVNPVDEQVIGRVPAGTAEDVDTAVRAARAALPAWAATAPAERAARLAALRDVLVARKDEIAETVTAELGSPLKFSENVHAAVPLAVAASYAELAATYAFEEQVGNSIVRQEPIGVVGAITPWNYPLHQIVAKVAPALAAGCTVVLKPAEDTPLVAQLFAEAVHEAGVPAGVFNLVTGLGPVAGQALAEHPDVDLVSFTGSTAVGRQIGATAGAAIKKVALELGGKSANVILPSADLAKAVNVGVANVMSNSGQTCSAWTRMLVHREQYEEAVELAATAAAKYGDRIGPVVNAKQQARVRGYIEKGVAEGARLVAGGPESPREQGCFVAPTVFADVTPDMTIAQEEIFGPVLSILRYEDEEDALRIANGTVYGLAGAVWAGEEAEAVAFARRMDTGQVDINGGRFNPLAPFGGYKQSGVGRELGSHGLAEYLQTKSLQF from the coding sequence ATGAAGGCACACGACGGCATGTACATCGACGGCGAGTGGCGGCCCGCCGCCGGCCGGGACGCGATCGAGGTCGTGAACCCGGTCGACGAGCAGGTGATCGGCCGGGTCCCGGCCGGTACCGCCGAGGACGTCGACACCGCCGTACGGGCCGCCCGTGCCGCCCTCCCGGCCTGGGCCGCGACGGCACCGGCCGAGCGGGCCGCCCGGCTGGCCGCCCTCCGGGACGTCCTGGTGGCCCGCAAGGACGAGATCGCCGAGACGGTCACCGCCGAGCTGGGCTCGCCCCTGAAGTTCTCCGAGAACGTCCACGCCGCCGTTCCCCTCGCGGTCGCGGCCTCGTACGCCGAGCTGGCGGCGACCTACGCCTTCGAGGAGCAGGTCGGCAACTCGATCGTCCGCCAGGAGCCGATCGGCGTGGTGGGCGCGATCACGCCCTGGAACTACCCGCTGCACCAGATCGTCGCCAAGGTCGCCCCCGCTCTGGCGGCCGGTTGCACGGTCGTCCTGAAGCCCGCCGAGGACACCCCGCTCGTCGCCCAGCTCTTCGCCGAGGCGGTCCACGAGGCCGGCGTACCGGCGGGCGTCTTCAACCTCGTCACCGGCCTCGGCCCGGTCGCGGGACAGGCCCTCGCCGAGCACCCGGACGTCGACCTGGTCTCCTTCACCGGCTCCACGGCCGTCGGCAGGCAGATCGGCGCGACGGCCGGTGCCGCGATCAAGAAGGTCGCCCTGGAACTCGGCGGCAAGTCCGCCAACGTGATCCTGCCGAGCGCCGACCTCGCCAAGGCGGTCAACGTCGGCGTCGCCAACGTGATGTCCAACTCCGGCCAGACGTGCAGCGCCTGGACGCGGATGCTCGTCCACCGGGAGCAGTACGAGGAGGCGGTCGAACTCGCCGCCACCGCCGCCGCCAAGTACGGCGACCGTATCGGCCCGGTCGTCAACGCCAAGCAGCAGGCCCGCGTGCGGGGTTACATCGAGAAGGGCGTCGCCGAGGGCGCGCGCCTCGTCGCGGGTGGCCCCGAATCCCCGCGCGAGCAGGGCTGCTTCGTGGCGCCCACGGTCTTCGCCGACGTCACGCCCGACATGACGATCGCGCAGGAGGAGATCTTCGGCCCGGTCCTGTCGATCCTGCGCTACGAGGACGAGGAGGACGCCCTGCGCATCGCCAACGGCACGGTGTACGGCCTCGCGGGCGCCGTCTGGGCCGGTGAGGAGGCGGAGGCGGTGGCCTTCGCGCGCCGGATGGACACCGGCCAGGTCGACATCAACGGCGGCCGCTTCAACCCCCTTGCCCCGTTCGGCGGTTACAAGCAGTCCGGCGTCGGGCGCGAGCTCGGCTCGCACGGTCTCGCCGAGTATCTCCAGACCAAGTCCCTGCAGTTCTGA
- a CDS encoding ArsR/SmtB family transcription factor encodes MLEDMTSRDPQAAELARLASLVADETRASCLLALLDGRAWTASELARHAGVAASTLSEHLGKMVAGGLLTEERQGRHRYVRLADARVAQLVEELASHVAPGSVVRPRNLRESSAGSAMARGRTCYDHLAGRLGIAVTDAMTSRELLRQDMGFALTEAGLKWFGDAGIALDRKGRRPLARACLDWTERRPHLAGIAGAAFCRHALDAGWCVRIGSERAVKVTGAGERALGELLGIESRTLR; translated from the coding sequence ATGCTGGAAGACATGACCTCCAGAGATCCCCAGGCGGCGGAACTGGCCCGGCTCGCCTCACTCGTCGCCGACGAGACACGGGCCTCCTGTCTGCTGGCGCTGCTCGACGGCCGGGCCTGGACCGCGAGTGAGCTGGCGCGGCACGCGGGGGTCGCCGCGTCGACCCTGAGCGAGCACCTGGGCAAGATGGTGGCCGGCGGGCTGCTAACCGAGGAACGGCAAGGGCGGCACCGCTATGTGCGGCTCGCGGACGCGCGGGTGGCCCAGCTGGTCGAGGAGCTCGCCTCCCATGTGGCGCCGGGTTCCGTCGTACGGCCGCGGAACCTGCGGGAGTCGAGCGCCGGGTCGGCGATGGCGCGGGGGCGCACGTGCTACGACCACCTCGCGGGGCGGCTCGGGATCGCGGTGACGGACGCGATGACCTCCCGTGAACTGCTGCGCCAGGACATGGGGTTCGCGCTGACGGAGGCCGGGTTGAAGTGGTTCGGCGACGCCGGCATCGCCCTCGACCGCAAGGGCCGTCGGCCGCTGGCCCGGGCTTGCCTCGACTGGACGGAACGGCGGCCTCATCTGGCGGGGATCGCGGGCGCGGCGTTCTGCCGGCACGCGCTGGACGCGGGTTGGTGTGTCCGGATCGGCTCCGAGAGGGCGGTGAAGGTGACGGGGGCGGGTGAGAGGGCCCTGGGCGAGTTGCTGGGCATCGAGTCAAGGACGTTGCGCTGA
- a CDS encoding MFS transporter has translation MDMAPSAQPITPTALPTVNRRRVATAAALASAVEWYDYFVFGIAAALVLGDLYFPAGSSTAGVLASFATFAVGFLARPIGGIVAGHLGDKRGRKPMLVLALTLMGLATTGIGLLPTYETIGVAAPILLVTLRVLQGIAVGAQWGGAMLLATEYAPEGKRGIYGSVVQLGVPIGVVTANTVFLLAGAFTTDTQFAAWGWRVPFLIGLFVLGLAWYIHAKVEETPEFRDAEKALAEQEKSQQGSPLRTILRDHLGTVFLAGGSFAVNTATFYILITGVLDYTTRELDMKKSAVLTVSLCVSLTQLVLIPAAAALSDRYGRIRIYTLGAVGIALWAIPLFLLIDTGSLLWLAVGTFVASCFLSIMYGPQAALFAELFTPEMRYTGASLGYQIAAVCGGGLAPFLMVLLLETTGTSMSVAAYIIALSVIALLSIKVLADRARSR, from the coding sequence ATGGACATGGCCCCCTCCGCTCAGCCCATCACCCCGACCGCCCTCCCCACGGTCAACCGCCGCCGCGTCGCCACGGCCGCCGCGCTCGCCTCAGCCGTCGAGTGGTACGACTACTTCGTCTTCGGCATCGCGGCCGCCCTCGTCCTCGGCGACCTGTACTTCCCGGCGGGCAGCTCCACCGCCGGAGTCCTCGCCTCCTTCGCGACCTTCGCCGTCGGCTTCCTCGCCCGCCCGATCGGCGGCATCGTCGCCGGCCACCTCGGCGACAAGCGCGGCCGCAAGCCGATGCTGGTCCTCGCGCTCACCCTCATGGGCCTGGCGACCACCGGCATCGGCCTGCTGCCGACGTACGAGACGATCGGCGTCGCCGCGCCAATCCTCCTCGTGACCCTCCGCGTCCTCCAGGGCATCGCTGTCGGCGCGCAGTGGGGCGGCGCGATGCTGCTGGCCACCGAGTACGCCCCCGAGGGCAAGCGCGGCATCTACGGCAGCGTCGTCCAACTCGGCGTCCCCATCGGCGTCGTGACCGCCAACACCGTCTTCCTGCTGGCCGGTGCCTTCACCACGGACACCCAGTTCGCCGCCTGGGGCTGGCGCGTGCCCTTCCTCATCGGCCTGTTCGTGCTCGGCCTCGCCTGGTACATCCACGCCAAGGTCGAGGAGACCCCCGAATTCCGGGACGCGGAGAAGGCGTTGGCCGAGCAGGAGAAGTCGCAGCAGGGCTCCCCGCTGCGCACCATCCTGCGCGACCACCTCGGCACGGTCTTCCTGGCCGGCGGCTCCTTCGCCGTGAACACCGCGACCTTCTACATCCTCATCACCGGCGTCCTCGACTACACGACCCGCGAACTGGACATGAAGAAGAGCGCGGTCCTCACCGTCTCCCTCTGCGTCAGCCTCACCCAGCTCGTCCTGATCCCGGCGGCCGCGGCGCTCTCCGACCGGTACGGCCGCATCCGGATCTACACGCTCGGAGCCGTGGGCATCGCCCTGTGGGCGATACCGCTCTTCCTCCTGATCGACACCGGCTCGCTGCTGTGGCTGGCGGTCGGCACGTTCGTCGCCAGCTGCTTCCTCAGCATCATGTACGGCCCTCAGGCCGCCCTGTTCGCCGAGTTGTTCACGCCGGAGATGCGCTACACCGGTGCCTCCCTCGGCTACCAGATAGCGGCCGTCTGCGGCGGCGGCCTCGCGCCGTTCCTGATGGTGCTGCTGCTGGAGACGACGGGCACGTCGATGTCGGTGGCCGCCTACATCATCGCGCTCTCGGTGATCGCCCTGCTCTCCATCAAGGTCCTTGCGGACCGGGCGCGTTCACGCTGA